The DNA segment atacttaaacagtTGCTTGGTAGTAAACAACGCTGATTATAGTATAATGCAATGTTTGTTCTATAATCCCCTCAAAGTTGAAACTCTAAAAGTGACAACTCATTAGATGGAAGAGAAAACATGAAAACTGAATATAAAGATTAACATTACACTAAAAATGATGACTTGTAATGCAAATTTTGGAATTGGGATGACATTATGTGATTATACAGGATATACTGGATGACCGCTGCCACGGTGGGACGGCCGACTGAAGAAAAACGAAACAGCGCTGCATAACGCGTTATACATCCttttttgttggaatgttatttttgagacatgtacatttttttagtggttacataatcaaattagtggatgcatgaaccaaaatacgCGATATAAACTGTTATACATCCTTTGTGGTGGCTCCATAATTCattatgcattttttattttattttttgttggaatgatatTTTTAGTCATATACTTCCTCCGTCTCAGAAAAAAGGATACTTTCACAGTGTCATTTTTGCCTAGATAGGGACAAATTGAAaatgcgaaagtatcacttttactGAAACGggggaaagtatcattttttctgaaacggggcgaaagtatcatttttttctgaaacgaagcaaaatatcattttttctaaaacgtgggcgaaagtatcactttctcCGAAACAACGCGAAAGTACCACTTTCTCCGAAACagcgcgaaagtatcactttttatgaaacggggcgaaagtatcacctTTTCTGAACGgagcaaaatatcactttttctgaaacggagagaaaatatcactttttcttaaATGGATGatagtatcattttttctgaaacgggcgaaagtatcacttttccttaaACGGGAGGAAATATCAATTTTCCTGAAACGTGGAAaaggtatcacttttcctgaaacggggtGAAAAGAAATAGAGACGAGGAGTGAGAACTATAAAGGAAATGGTTTTTAAGTATAAAGGAATAGTGGTCTTTTCATGTAGCCAACCAAAATGTCGTAGATGCATAggctaaacaacaacaacaaaaaacaattATGGGTATTTTTGGAAGTGAAAAACGACCACCAAACATTTCTCACCAACACCAAACAAATCAAATCTTTTTGcgtcaaattgaaaaaaaaaatgtatgctTCACATTGACACAAAGTCACCATATATAGGTCTTCACTCGCTTCGCTTGGTCGGCCCAATCAAAGAAATAAGAGGAAATACTTTACAACAACAACCATAGATCAACTAGAAAAGAAAGGAATCAAGGTAGCTTTCAAATGACCACATGATGAAGTGGATACACCATCACTTTCAGAAGCGATTCTGAATCTACTATCTTGTTGCTTATAGTTAAGTACGCAAAGATCAGAGAATAAAGATATTAATTTTTTACTTTCAGAAGCGATTCAGGGAATAAAGATACAGAGTCCACGGAGATACCTGCGACAACATTAAATTTGATATTAATTTTTTACTTCAATCCTTTGCTTTAGTTATGAGATCAAATATAATTTGTACGACTAAGTAACAGTTTCTTGTAACGAGTATGATATCAGACATGTCTGGTGAGGAATGTTCCATGGGCAATTCTAACTTATTTAAAATATAGAACTGGATCATTTACAGAATGGTCATACTTTTTCTAATTGGGTCACAAAATGGTCACATTTTTGTAATTCGTTCACAAAACAGTCATAATTCCATCCGATTTAACACTTTTGAATAAAACAATGTTATCTTTTCCTAAAATACCCTCCTTCAATATATCCTTCCCATTTAACTAATTAGTTGAAgtggtggtggaagcttaagaaTCTTCACTAAACCTTAGAAAAGGAAGCGGTGAACCCTTTGGGTGAATGCGGTGTAAGGAACATAAATGCGGTGTAGCGATCCTAAATATAGTGTAACGATGTGTAAATGGCGGCACCACCACCTACAAATAGCATCCCCGTCAAAACAATTACAATGAAGACAAATTTAAAATTGTGTATCGAGGAATTAGTGGGGAGGAAATATATGTAATTTGGTTAACATATTTAACTGTGAGTCGTCATTTAACTCTCTTTTTAACGGAAGTGTGACCATTTTGTTAATAGTCTGTAGTAGTAAGATGGTTTTGTGAATCCGGTCCCAATATTATGACCATTTTGCAATATTTCCACAATAAAAAGAATGTCACATTTAACCTTGGTTTAAAATATTGACCATCTTTGACTTTCGTTCAAGCTTTTCAAACAAAAGTCTCTGTCCAGATACCCCAGAAACTAACCAAAGGGTTTCTTCTTGTCTAGGGTTTTACTCAGGGTTTATGATTTTCTGTTTACTGTATTTCTGATGTTATTTATCATCAACAGACTATTCTCCAAGTATCACCATCCCCCACTTATAAAATCATCAACATTTCTCAGAAATTATTGTTATTCtggttcagcagcagcagcaatatccacaacaacagcagcagcaacccaTTACAATTCTATGGAGATTGAAAATCTTGATGATACAATAAAATACTTCAACAAAATGATCTCAATGAACCCATTACCATCAACGTATAGTTTTAATCAGCTATTAATCTCAAATTCAAACATTGGTTGTTATACAGCTGTTATACTTGTATATAAAATGATGAATTTAGTTGGCATAGAACCAAATATCTATACATTCAACATTCTAATCAATTGTTGTTGTAAACTGAGTCAATTTGATTACGGGTTTTGTTTGTTTGGTGAAATTATTAAAAGGGGGTATGAGTCTAATGTGATTACTTATGCCACATTGATTAAAGGTTTATGTGAGCAAGGACTGATAGGTGATGCTTTAAAAGTGTTTGAGAAAATGACTGAGAAAGGGGTTCGCCCGAATGTtgttgtatataatactcttaTATGTGGGCTTTGTAGGATTGGGGAAGTGGGGCGTGCTCTTGAGTTGCAGCGGAATATGGTGAAATGGAATGTTAGTCCTAATCCGATCACTTATAATACTTTGATTCATGGGTTCCACAATGTTGGTAAATTAGAAGAAGTAATTGGGATGTTTGATGATATGTCTAGCCGAGGAATTGCTGCTAATATTGTTACTTATAATTTTCTAATTCATGGGTTATGTCAGTGTGGTCGGCGGATGGAAGCAATACAATACTTCGATCGATTAGTGGAACTAGGGATGTCACCTGACGTAGTAACGTTCAATGTGTTGTTAGATTCTTTTTGTAAAGAAGGGAGAATGAGAGATGCTCGTCGGGTCTTTCAATGTATGATTAAGTTAGGCAAGGAACCTAATGTGGTTACTTATACTTCGATGATTAATGGGTATTGCAAGAATTGcaaattggatgaagctatgcaACTCTTTTACACTGTGCAACAAAAGGGTTTCAAACCCAACAAAGTTACATATGGTGCACTACTGGATGGGCTTTTCAAGAACCAACAAGTGGGCAAAGCAATTCAACTATTTCGTTCGCTGGAGGATAATGGCTTCGAAGCTGAAATTCTTATGTACAATATACTCATTGATGGGTTGTGCAAGGCTGGGAAACTGGTAAGCGCAAGGAAACTACTTAGCGAACTCCATAGTAAAAGATTAGTGCCGAACGTTAGAACATATAGCATAATGATCGATGGTCTATGCAGGAATGGTATGTCCTTTGAGGCTGAGAAAATTTTTGTCGAAATGGAAGAGAATGGCTGCTTACCTAATGCTATCACGTATAACACCATAATTTTAGGATTTTTTCGCGAAAAAGAGGTCGATAAAGCAATGGAATTTTATTGTGAAATGCGTGAAAGAAAACTTGTTTCGAACAATCCTCTAGTTTTTGAGTTAACTTCTTTCGGTGGATCAGCTTGATAACAGTAGTTTATTCTCCGAAACAGTTAATGATTGAGGTAATGTGAACTGTCTAGTATCTTTGGATCCTTGAATAATTTCATTTATTAATAAACCCACGGATAGTTAATAGGTCTGGTTTACTAGTCCATAGGTTTTCTTGATAGGATAAGTCTTGCCTTTTGAAGGTGAACTCCTAGTAAACACAGTGCCTAGATAGCTCGTTGATTTCACAGATATTATGGCCACTAAAGCTTTATGATTTCTTTGAATCCTGTTATTATGGTTGCGTTTTTTGACCATTATCAGAATTAGGCATTTGACAGGTGTTATTACTAATATTCTGAAATTGTTTTCCTTTTACCTTATAATTTTCTGAAGAAACAAAGCATAATGAACTCCATAAAGAGAGTTTGGAGGAATGGTCCACATAGGCAGAGAGCTTGAGAGTGTAATCAGGGCAATGGAGGTAAGAATAGTTCATACTTCTCATATTAGTTATTGGATGCAGTTTCAGCATTTGAATTCGATTCCTCTTTCTGCTTAAAATTGGTCTACAGACACATACCAAGGTGAAGTCTAAAATGATGTTAAGTAGAAGCTTGGGAAGGAAGTAGCTGCAAGAAACGAGG comes from the Papaver somniferum cultivar HN1 unplaced genomic scaffold, ASM357369v1 unplaced-scaffold_81, whole genome shotgun sequence genome and includes:
- the LOC113345604 gene encoding pentatricopeptide repeat-containing protein At5g16640, mitochondrial-like produces the protein MLFIINRLFSKYHHPPLIKSSTFLRNYCYSGSAAAAISTTTAAATHYNSMEIENLDDTIKYFNKMISMNPLPSTYSFNQLLISNSNIGCYTAVILVYKMMNLVGIEPNIYTFNILINCCCKLSQFDYGFCLFGEIIKRGYESNVITYATLIKGLCEQGLIGDALKVFEKMTEKGVRPNVVVYNTLICGLCRIGEVGRALELQRNMVKWNVSPNPITYNTLIHGFHNVGKLEEVIGMFDDMSSRGIAANIVTYNFLIHGLCQCGRRMEAIQYFDRLVELGMSPDVVTFNVLLDSFCKEGRMRDARRVFQCMIKLGKEPNVVTYTSMINGYCKNCKLDEAMQLFYTVQQKGFKPNKVTYGALLDGLFKNQQVGKAIQLFRSLEDNGFEAEILMYNILIDGLCKAGKLEWYVL